CCGCATGCCGGCCCAGCGCGCCTATAATTTCGGCATGGTGAACGAAATTTTCCCGCGCGAGACGCTGCGCGAGGAAGTGGCCAAGATCGCCGCCGAAATCGCCCAGCATGAACGGTTCGGCCTGGCCCTGACCAAGCAGGCGTTCAACTTCGTCGAGGATGCGCGCGGCAAGCGGCAGGTGATGGACAGCGTGTTCCACATGCACCATCTCGCCCATGCCCATAATCAGCTGATGACCGGCAATCTGGTCGGCGGGCTGGATGCCAAGGCGATGGCATCGGCCAACAAGAAGCAGGCGGGGGAAGGATGAGCGCGACCATGGAGATGGACAAGAATATCCTGGTCCTGCCCGATCTGCCGGCGCTGCTGTCCGGCGCAGCCGATGCCGCGCACGCCTTCGTCGCCGCCGCCCGCCCGCATGTGAAGGCGCGGATATGCAGCGAAAGCGGCAAGGTCGATCGCGTCCTCGCCGATGTCGAGCAGCATGTCGTCCACGGCTTTGGCTGGTTCGCCGCCTATGCCGAAATGCTGCGCGAAGTCGCCAGTTGGGCGGCCAGTCTCGACGCGCAGGGCAGCTTTGGCGAGATAGAGGCGCTGCTCGCCCAGTTGCTCTTCGCCGAATATGGCGCGCAGATGCTGAGCGGCATCCCGATGAACCAGGGCGAGGTGATCCGCCCTACCGACCTGACCGACGATCTGTCCGCGCTCGACGCCCCGGCCCTGCGCACCCTCATTCGCAGCGGCGGTGGCCAAGCGGTGAAGAGCGCGATTGCCGGTCATCTGGCCGATGCGCGGGGCCGGGCGACGCTGGAAAATTGCGGCCTCGACGAAATGTTCGACATGGTGCGCGATCAGTTCTTCGCTTTGTCGAACGAGAAGGTCGCCCCCTTCGCCCATGAATGGCATCTCAAGGACGAACTCATCCCGCTGCCGCTGGTCCAGGAACTGGGCGAGATGGGCGTGTTCGGCATGACCATTCCCGAGGAATTTGGCGGCCTTGGCATGGGCAAGACCGCGATGTGCGTCGTGTCGGAAGAATTGTCCCGCGGCTGGATCGGCGTCGGCAGTCTCGCCACCCGGTCGGAAATCGCCGCAGAACTGATCCTGACCGGCGGCACCCCCGAGCAGAAGGCCCATTGGCTGCCGCAGATCGCCAATGCCGCGATCCTGCCGACCGCCGTCTTCACAGAGCCTGACACCGGCTCCGATCTTGGCGCGCTGCGCACCCGCGCGACGCTTGCCGATGGCGAATATCGGGTCAGCGGCAACAAGACCTGGATCACCCATGCCGCCCGCGCCGACGTGATGACCCTGCTGGTCCGCACCGATCCCGACACCCGCAATTATAGCGGCCTGTCCATGCTGATCGCGCCCAAGCAGCGCGGCACGGTCGACGCCCCCTTCCCCACGCCGGGCATGAGCGGCGGCGAGATCGAGGTGATCGGCTATCGCGGCATGAAGGAATATGAGATCG
The sequence above is drawn from the Sphingobium sp. AP49 genome and encodes:
- a CDS encoding acyl-CoA dehydrogenase family protein → MSATMEMDKNILVLPDLPALLSGAADAAHAFVAAARPHVKARICSESGKVDRVLADVEQHVVHGFGWFAAYAEMLREVASWAASLDAQGSFGEIEALLAQLLFAEYGAQMLSGIPMNQGEVIRPTDLTDDLSALDAPALRTLIRSGGGQAVKSAIAGHLADARGRATLENCGLDEMFDMVRDQFFALSNEKVAPFAHEWHLKDELIPLPLVQELGEMGVFGMTIPEEFGGLGMGKTAMCVVSEELSRGWIGVGSLATRSEIAAELILTGGTPEQKAHWLPQIANAAILPTAVFTEPDTGSDLGALRTRATLADGEYRVSGNKTWITHAARADVMTLLVRTDPDTRNYSGLSMLIAPKQRGTVDAPFPTPGMSGGEIEVIGYRGMKEYEIGFDDFRVPAANLLGGVEGQGFKQLMATFESARIQTAARAIGVAQAALDIGLSYALDRKQFGRPIFDFPRVANKLAMMAAEIMGGRQLTYFAARRKDEDQRCDLEAGMAKLIGARVAWAAADNALQIHGGNGFATEYQVSRLLADARILNIFEGAGEIQAQVIARRLLDEGN